From Parafrankia irregularis, the proteins below share one genomic window:
- a CDS encoding YraN family protein: MRVSQRFGRFGEDVAAEHLCAEGAEILARNWRCREGEIDIVARHGDILVFCEVKARSGSGYGSGAAAVVGRKAARIRRLAVRWLAEHPHPPAVVRFDVLEVYREQQGPVRVEHRRGAF, translated from the coding sequence ATGCGGGTCAGTCAGCGGTTCGGCCGGTTCGGCGAGGATGTCGCGGCCGAGCATCTGTGCGCCGAGGGCGCGGAGATCCTCGCCCGCAACTGGCGGTGTCGTGAGGGCGAGATCGATATCGTCGCGCGCCACGGCGACATTCTCGTCTTCTGCGAGGTCAAGGCACGTAGCGGGTCAGGCTACGGAAGCGGCGCCGCCGCGGTCGTCGGTCGCAAGGCCGCCCGTATCCGGCGCCTTGCCGTCCGCTGGCTCGCCGAACATCCCCATCCCCCCGCCGTGGTGCGATTCGATGTTCTCGAGGTCTATCGGGAACAGCAGGGGCCGGTCCGGGTCGAGCACCGCCGGGGAGCCTTCTGA
- a CDS encoding DUF2469 domain-containing protein, producing MSAEDLEKYETEMELQLYREYRDVVGLFSYVIETERRFYLANDYQIEIRNSSDGEVFFELTLRDAWVWDMFRPARFVKNVRVVTFKDINVEELTKAEL from the coding sequence ATGAGCGCGGAGGATCTCGAAAAGTACGAGACCGAGATGGAACTCCAGCTTTACCGCGAGTACCGCGACGTGGTGGGGCTGTTCTCGTATGTGATCGAGACCGAGCGGCGGTTCTATCTGGCGAACGACTATCAGATCGAGATCCGTAACAGCTCGGACGGCGAGGTCTTCTTCGAACTCACGCTGCGGGACGCCTGGGTATGGGACATGTTCCGGCCCGCTCGTTTCGTGAAGAACGTTCGAGTTGTCACGTTCAAGGACATCAATGTCGAGGAACTGACCAAGGCCGAGCTCTGA
- a CDS encoding ribonuclease HII, giving the protein MDVRGTTVRSDAGLFGYERALTRCGLGPVAGVDEAGRGACAGPLVVAAVILRPGRTRRLARLNDSKLLTERVREEVYADVLASAAAVATVVVPAADIDRIGVHVANIMGMRRAVARLGVSPGYVLTDGFAVEGFGVESLAVIKGDRAVGCIAAASVVAKVTRDRIMRCLHEQYAEYDFAQHKGYVTAAHTAALARYGPCAEHRLSYVNVAAQAGLAGRTRLLRLEERVAMTSLRGATESA; this is encoded by the coding sequence ATGGATGTGCGTGGCACGACGGTCCGTAGCGACGCCGGCCTTTTCGGCTATGAGCGGGCGCTGACCCGCTGCGGCCTCGGGCCGGTGGCGGGTGTGGACGAAGCAGGCCGGGGCGCCTGCGCGGGGCCGCTGGTGGTCGCCGCGGTGATCCTGCGCCCAGGCCGGACCCGCCGGCTCGCACGTCTCAACGACTCGAAGCTGCTCACCGAGCGCGTCCGCGAGGAGGTCTACGCGGACGTGCTGGCCAGCGCCGCGGCGGTGGCGACCGTCGTCGTTCCCGCCGCGGACATCGACCGGATCGGCGTGCACGTCGCCAACATCATGGGCATGCGTCGGGCTGTCGCACGCCTAGGTGTCTCGCCGGGCTACGTGCTGACGGACGGGTTCGCGGTGGAGGGATTCGGGGTGGAGTCGCTGGCAGTGATCAAGGGAGACCGGGCTGTCGGGTGCATCGCCGCGGCGTCTGTCGTGGCCAAGGTGACCAGGGACCGGATCATGCGTTGTTTGCACGAGCAGTACGCCGAGTACGATTTCGCGCAGCACAAGGGCTACGTCACCGCGGCGCACACCGCCGCGTTGGCGCGGTACGGGCCGTGCGCCGAGCACCGCCTGTCGTATGTCAACGTCGCCGCCCAGGCGGGGCTGGCGGGGAGAACAAGATTGCTGCGGCTGGAGGAAAGAGTTGCTATGACCAGCCTGCGTGGCGCCACGGAGAGCGCATGA
- the lepB gene encoding signal peptidase I, giving the protein MSGSDRGTPEPFDGSGEGDPASAGPGPHGDAPGPAVSGMDPGVTGSAPDPAAAELGSGADDGSARPVGPVNSVDVDPAESVKEPAELVKPFEPVVAGVNAGIGGGVVGAVYEAETSASSGPEERGRDEHGSGASPATGRRVARPDTGRDRGRGSFLRELPILVLVAFLLALLIKTVFVQAFWIPSESMERTLLIDDRVLVNKVIYHFQDVHRGEIVVFNGEGTGFERESVVSEPGSGLSRFVRNVQELLGLGAPSEKDFIKRVIGVGGDVVACCDEAGRVTVNGKALDEPYVYENDFQEFGPITVPDGDLWLMGDHRSRSSDSRQNGPVPHDKVIGRAFVRVWPLGRFGILSVPDTFSGVPSASAANRGNAEHEPVASGSGLPGSADALLAPVAALALLVPGRRRRRAGLGRPGRSGRAVGLWPRSARARRGTVRSRVRRADRRPDVGGSP; this is encoded by the coding sequence GTGAGTGGATCCGACCGCGGCACACCCGAACCGTTCGACGGTTCGGGTGAAGGCGATCCGGCGTCTGCCGGTCCTGGGCCGCACGGTGACGCCCCAGGTCCCGCGGTTTCCGGCATGGATCCGGGCGTGACGGGTTCAGCTCCGGATCCCGCCGCCGCTGAGCTTGGTTCCGGTGCCGATGACGGGTCCGCGCGACCCGTCGGCCCCGTCAACTCCGTCGACGTGGATCCCGCCGAGTCGGTCAAGGAGCCCGCCGAGCTGGTCAAGCCCTTTGAGCCGGTCGTGGCCGGCGTCAACGCGGGCATCGGCGGCGGGGTGGTGGGAGCCGTGTACGAGGCGGAGACGAGCGCTTCGTCCGGGCCCGAGGAGCGCGGTCGTGACGAGCACGGGAGCGGGGCCTCGCCGGCCACCGGGCGGCGGGTCGCTCGGCCGGACACCGGCCGGGACCGCGGGCGGGGCTCGTTCCTACGCGAGCTCCCGATCCTGGTACTCGTCGCCTTCCTGCTCGCGCTGCTGATCAAGACCGTCTTCGTGCAGGCGTTCTGGATCCCGTCCGAGTCGATGGAACGGACGCTGCTCATCGACGACCGCGTGCTGGTGAACAAGGTCATCTACCACTTCCAGGACGTGCACCGCGGCGAGATCGTGGTGTTCAACGGTGAGGGCACCGGCTTCGAGCGGGAGTCGGTCGTCAGCGAGCCCGGCAGCGGGTTGAGCCGGTTCGTCCGGAACGTTCAGGAGCTGCTTGGCCTCGGCGCCCCCAGCGAGAAGGACTTCATCAAACGTGTGATCGGAGTCGGTGGGGACGTCGTCGCCTGCTGCGATGAAGCCGGGCGCGTGACGGTGAACGGCAAGGCCCTGGACGAGCCCTACGTCTACGAGAACGATTTCCAGGAGTTCGGTCCGATCACGGTTCCGGACGGAGACCTGTGGCTGATGGGTGACCACAGGTCCCGGTCATCGGACTCGCGACAGAACGGTCCGGTGCCCCACGACAAGGTGATTGGCCGCGCGTTTGTGCGGGTCTGGCCACTCGGGCGCTTCGGCATCCTTTCGGTGCCGGACACCTTCTCCGGGGTGCCGTCGGCCAGCGCCGCGAATCGCGGCAACGCGGAGCACGAGCCGGTCGCTTCCGGGTCGGGCCTGCCGGGGTCGGCGGACGCGCTCCTGGCGCCGGTGGCGGCCTTGGCGCTCCTGGTCCCTGGCCGTCGGCGTCGCCGTGCCGGGCTGGGACGGCCCGGGCGGTCCGGACGGGCGGTCGGTCTGTGGCCGAGGTCCGCGCGTGCGCGCCGGGGGACTGTCCGGTCGCGCGTACGACGCGCCGACCGTCGGCCTGACGTGGGTGGTTCGCCCTGA
- the rplS gene encoding 50S ribosomal protein L19 produces the protein MHTLDSLDAESRRTDVPEFWPGDTLKVHVRVVEGNRQRIQVFQGVVIRRQGGGVRETFTVRKVSFGVGVERTFPLHSPIVSRVEVVTRGDVRRAKLYYLRQLRGKAAKIKEKREPVGR, from the coding sequence ATGCACACCCTGGACAGCCTCGACGCCGAGTCGCGCAGGACGGACGTGCCGGAGTTCTGGCCGGGCGACACGCTGAAGGTCCACGTGCGCGTGGTCGAGGGTAACCGCCAGCGCATCCAGGTCTTCCAGGGCGTGGTGATCCGTCGCCAGGGCGGCGGTGTCCGGGAGACGTTCACCGTTCGCAAGGTGAGCTTCGGCGTTGGCGTCGAGCGGACCTTCCCGCTCCACAGCCCGATCGTCTCGCGCGTCGAGGTCGTGACGCGCGGTGATGTCCGCCGGGCGAAGCTTTACTACCTTCGCCAGCTTCGTGGCAAGGCCGCGAAGATCAAGGAGAAGCGCGAGCCGGTCGGCCGCTGA
- the trmD gene encoding tRNA (guanosine(37)-N1)-methyltransferase TrmD, with amino-acid sequence MRIDVLTIFPDYLRPLELALVGRAAARDLVDIHTHDLRQWTHDVHRTVDDAPYGGGPGMVMRPEPWDEALRAVSGGDPTRRPRVVVPTPAGVPFTQRYAAELAEQHWLVFCCGRYEGIDGRVVEAWADDEISIGDYVLAGGEAATLVIVEAVTRLLPGVVGNVESITDDSFAHGLLEGAVYTRPPIWREREVPAILRSGDHAAIARWRRDEALLRTRRRRPELLDRIELSAADRAVLANAPNARSAPPTGGDGLEGSAV; translated from the coding sequence ATGCGCATCGACGTCCTGACGATCTTCCCGGACTACCTGCGTCCGCTGGAGCTCGCTCTGGTCGGGCGCGCGGCCGCCCGGGATCTGGTCGACATCCACACCCATGACCTGCGGCAATGGACTCATGACGTCCATCGGACGGTCGACGACGCCCCCTATGGCGGCGGGCCGGGCATGGTCATGCGCCCAGAGCCATGGGATGAGGCGCTGCGGGCCGTCAGTGGTGGTGATCCCACCCGCCGTCCTCGCGTGGTGGTTCCGACGCCTGCGGGCGTCCCGTTCACCCAGCGCTATGCGGCCGAGCTCGCGGAGCAGCACTGGCTGGTCTTCTGCTGCGGCCGGTACGAGGGCATCGACGGCCGGGTGGTCGAGGCCTGGGCCGACGACGAGATCTCCATCGGCGACTACGTTCTCGCCGGCGGGGAGGCCGCCACGCTCGTGATCGTCGAGGCGGTGACGAGGCTGCTTCCCGGTGTTGTCGGCAACGTCGAGTCCATCACCGACGACTCCTTCGCGCATGGCCTGCTTGAGGGTGCGGTGTACACCCGTCCGCCGATCTGGCGGGAGCGTGAGGTGCCCGCGATCCTCCGCTCCGGTGATCATGCGGCCATCGCCCGGTGGCGCCGGGACGAGGCTCTGCTGCGTACCCGGCGCAGACGTCCTGAGCTGCTCGATCGGATCGAACTGTCCGCGGCTGACCGGGCGGTCCTGGCGAACGCGCCGAATGCGCGGAGTGCCCCGCCGACTGGTGGCGACGGTCTCGAGGGCAGCGCGGTGTGA
- the rimM gene encoding ribosome maturation factor RimM (Essential for efficient processing of 16S rRNA), with protein MGEPVIVGRVGRPHGVRGDVTIDVRTDLPERRFAPGSVLGRQVAGDSVTAAGVPAATGDSGTGNGSTGTGATSPLGATATSTQPMLRVVTSRWHSGRLLVRFDGVGDRNAAEALRGTLLTIDSDESGSPAEPDDDDDGDLWWDRDLVGLRAQTPAGEPLGDVIDVIHSPAGEMLAISRAGGGEHLIPFVREIVPTVDLEAGHIVVDPPPGLLDLD; from the coding sequence ATGGGTGAGCCCGTCATTGTCGGGCGGGTCGGGCGTCCGCACGGTGTTCGCGGTGATGTGACCATCGACGTCCGAACGGACCTGCCCGAGCGGCGTTTCGCGCCCGGGTCCGTGCTGGGCCGTCAGGTCGCGGGTGACTCGGTGACGGCGGCGGGTGTCCCCGCCGCCACGGGTGACTCCGGCACGGGTAACGGCAGCACGGGTACGGGCGCGACCTCGCCGCTCGGTGCGACGGCGACGTCCACTCAGCCGATGCTGCGGGTCGTGACCTCCCGGTGGCATTCCGGCCGGTTGCTGGTCCGGTTCGACGGTGTGGGCGACCGCAACGCCGCGGAGGCGTTGCGGGGCACCCTGCTGACCATCGACTCCGACGAGTCCGGGTCACCGGCGGAACCCGACGACGACGATGACGGCGACCTGTGGTGGGACCGTGATCTCGTCGGCCTGCGGGCGCAGACGCCCGCGGGCGAGCCGCTCGGCGACGTGATCGACGTGATCCATTCACCGGCCGGGGAGATGCTGGCGATCAGCAGGGCCGGCGGGGGAGAACACCTCATCCCCTTCGTCCGGGAGATCGTCCCGACGGTTGACCTGGAGGCAGGCCACATCGTGGTCGACCCGCCACCTGGCCTGCTCGACCTCGACTGA
- a CDS encoding RNA-binding protein translates to MLEAALEHLVRGIVDYPDDVRVDLSSNRRGRTLEVRVHPDDLGKVIGRRGRTARALRTVMGGVGGRGLRIDVVDVDR, encoded by the coding sequence GTGCTCGAGGCGGCTCTCGAACACCTCGTCCGCGGCATCGTCGACTATCCCGACGATGTGCGGGTCGATCTGTCGAGTAACCGGCGCGGCCGGACGCTGGAGGTGCGGGTGCATCCCGACGACCTCGGCAAGGTGATCGGTCGTCGTGGCCGGACAGCCCGGGCGCTGCGTACCGTGATGGGCGGTGTGGGCGGTCGCGGTCTGCGTATCGACGTTGTCGACGTGGACCGGTGA
- the rpsP gene encoding 30S ribosomal protein S16: MATKIKLQRLGKMREPHYRIVVADARTKRDGRVIEAIGQYHPKSDPSIIKVDAERVGHWLSVGAQPTEPVLAILKVTGDWQKFKGLPAPPPMRFPAPKADKREVFQEAARAAADAADKPATTPKKAKKSAAADDAETASAEPVAGQ, translated from the coding sequence GTGGCAACAAAGATCAAACTTCAGCGCCTCGGCAAGATGCGCGAGCCGCACTACCGCATCGTCGTCGCCGACGCCCGTACCAAGCGGGACGGCCGGGTCATCGAGGCCATCGGGCAGTACCACCCCAAGTCGGACCCGAGCATCATCAAGGTCGACGCGGAGCGCGTCGGCCACTGGCTCTCGGTCGGCGCGCAGCCGACGGAGCCGGTGCTGGCGATCCTCAAGGTGACTGGCGACTGGCAGAAGTTCAAGGGCCTGCCGGCGCCTCCGCCGATGAGGTTCCCGGCGCCGAAGGCCGACAAGCGCGAGGTCTTCCAGGAGGCTGCCCGTGCGGCCGCCGACGCGGCGGACAAGCCGGCGACGACCCCGAAGAAGGCGAAGAAGTCGGCTGCCGCCGACGACGCCGAGACGGCGTCCGCAGAGCCGGTCGCGGGGCAGTAG
- the ffh gene encoding signal recognition particle protein, translating into MFDTLSSRLDKVFTSLRGRGRLTDADIDATAREIRVALLEADVALPVVRGFVAAVKERARGAEVSASLNPAQQVIKIVNEELVAILGGGTTTVRFAKTPPTVILLAGLQGTGKTTLAGKLGRWLKAQGHTPLLVAADLQRPNAVNQLQVVGGRAGVEVFAPEPGNGVGDPVRVARDALAHARRHVFDVVVVDTAGRLGVDEEMMRQAADIRDAVSPDEILFVLDAMIGQDAVSTAQAFADGVGFSGVVLTKLDGDARGGAALSVARVTGAPIMFASTGESLEDFDVFHPERMASRILGMGDVLTLIEQAEKAFEVEQAEAMAMKMATAEFTLEDFLEQMLTVRKMGPIGNLLGMLPGMGQIKDQLAQVDDRDLDRVVAIIRSMTPAERRDPKILQASRKARVARGSGVTVTEVNQLLDRFGEARKMMKQMAGGSGLIPGLGRGKAAQARKAPKKGKGARRSGNPAARAAQSQDRKTGQDGPPALGPGMAPGPEGMPDLSALIQQSGLGGNGSGGKGTPPRRPRSGR; encoded by the coding sequence GTGTTCGACACCCTTTCCAGCCGCCTCGACAAGGTCTTCACGTCGCTGCGGGGCAGGGGGCGGCTGACCGACGCCGACATCGACGCCACCGCCCGAGAGATCCGGGTGGCGCTGCTGGAGGCCGATGTCGCCCTCCCCGTGGTCCGCGGTTTCGTCGCGGCCGTCAAGGAGCGGGCGCGCGGCGCCGAGGTGAGCGCGTCGCTCAACCCGGCGCAGCAGGTCATCAAGATTGTCAACGAGGAGCTCGTCGCCATCCTCGGTGGCGGCACCACCACGGTGCGCTTCGCGAAGACGCCGCCCACCGTGATCCTGCTCGCGGGTCTGCAGGGCACCGGTAAGACGACCCTCGCCGGCAAGCTCGGCCGGTGGCTGAAGGCCCAGGGGCACACCCCGCTGCTCGTGGCCGCCGACCTGCAGCGCCCGAACGCGGTGAACCAGCTCCAGGTCGTCGGAGGCCGGGCCGGGGTCGAGGTGTTCGCGCCCGAGCCGGGCAACGGCGTCGGTGACCCGGTCCGGGTCGCGCGGGATGCGCTCGCCCACGCCCGCCGCCATGTCTTCGACGTGGTGGTTGTCGACACCGCCGGCCGGCTCGGTGTCGACGAGGAGATGATGCGCCAGGCCGCCGACATCCGGGACGCGGTCTCGCCGGACGAGATCCTTTTCGTCCTCGACGCCATGATCGGTCAGGACGCGGTCTCCACCGCCCAGGCGTTCGCCGACGGCGTCGGTTTCTCCGGTGTCGTCCTGACCAAGCTTGACGGCGATGCCCGTGGTGGCGCCGCGCTGTCGGTGGCCCGGGTGACCGGCGCGCCGATCATGTTCGCCTCGACCGGCGAGTCCCTCGAGGACTTCGACGTCTTCCACCCCGAGCGGATGGCGTCGCGCATCCTCGGCATGGGTGACGTGCTCACGCTCATCGAGCAGGCCGAGAAGGCGTTCGAGGTCGAGCAGGCCGAGGCGATGGCCATGAAGATGGCCACCGCCGAGTTCACCCTCGAGGACTTCCTCGAGCAGATGCTGACCGTGCGCAAGATGGGCCCGATCGGCAACCTGCTCGGCATGCTTCCCGGCATGGGGCAGATCAAGGATCAGCTCGCCCAGGTGGACGATCGCGACCTCGACCGGGTGGTCGCCATCATCCGCTCCATGACCCCGGCCGAGCGGCGCGACCCGAAGATCCTGCAGGCGTCCCGGAAGGCCCGCGTCGCGCGTGGCTCCGGAGTCACCGTCACCGAGGTCAACCAGCTGTTGGACCGTTTCGGTGAGGCCCGCAAGATGATGAAGCAGATGGCCGGCGGGTCCGGGTTGATTCCCGGCCTGGGCCGGGGGAAGGCCGCGCAGGCCCGCAAGGCGCCGAAGAAGGGCAAAGGCGCGCGCCGCAGCGGAAACCCGGCGGCCCGGGCCGCGCAGTCGCAGGACCGCAAGACCGGGCAGGACGGGCCGCCCGCGCTCGGTCCGGGCATGGCCCCGGGGCCCGAGGGCATGCCGGACCTCTCGGCTCTGATTCAGCAGAGCGGCCTCGGCGGCAACGGTTCTGGCGGCAAGGGGACCCCGCCGCGGCGCCCCCGTTCAGGCCGCTGA
- the ftsY gene encoding signal recognition particle-docking protein FtsY, with product MELVILIVLIAVALVGVVGLVAGSALRGRTRRGPIRPGPDSSGLDAGAASPGSATEVAPGASPGLAAGAPPAVARPGGPEPAAEPAELAGQAGAPGGATEPAEEIAPAAGGAVTAEPEIVSPRAPLEVPAPAMGRIVRLRARLARSQNALGRGLLALLSGDNLDEEAWEDVESTLLVADVGVAATAEMVDALRERTKVLGARTAADARAMLRDELLAQVGTSMDRSLRTSAPDRPAILLVVGVNGTGKTTTCGKIARLLVAEGRSVVLGAADTFRAAAADQLETWGGRVGATTVRGPEGGDPASVAFDAVKRGIDDGADTVLVDTAGRLHTKVGLMDELSKIKRVVVKQSPVDEVLLVLDSTTGQNALTQARVFTEAVDITGVVLTKMDGTAKGGIVIAVQRELGVPVKLIGLGEGPDDLAPFEAEAFVDALLGEPA from the coding sequence GTGGAGCTGGTCATCCTCATCGTCCTCATCGCCGTCGCCCTGGTGGGGGTCGTTGGTCTCGTCGCAGGTAGCGCGCTTCGGGGGCGCACCCGGCGGGGCCCGATCCGACCGGGCCCGGACTCGAGCGGCCTCGACGCGGGCGCCGCGTCGCCCGGTTCCGCCACCGAAGTCGCACCCGGCGCCTCGCCCGGCCTCGCTGCGGGCGCACCGCCTGCGGTGGCTCGTCCAGGCGGTCCCGAACCGGCGGCCGAGCCGGCTGAACTGGCCGGTCAGGCCGGAGCGCCGGGCGGGGCGACCGAGCCGGCGGAGGAGATTGCTCCGGCCGCCGGTGGGGCGGTGACGGCGGAGCCCGAGATTGTTTCTCCGCGTGCCCCGTTGGAGGTTCCGGCTCCCGCGATGGGTCGGATCGTCCGGCTGCGCGCCCGACTGGCCCGATCCCAGAACGCGCTCGGCCGCGGCCTGCTCGCGCTGCTCTCGGGCGACAACCTGGACGAGGAGGCCTGGGAGGACGTTGAGTCGACGCTGCTCGTCGCGGACGTCGGGGTGGCCGCCACGGCGGAGATGGTGGACGCGCTGCGGGAACGGACGAAGGTGCTCGGCGCTCGCACGGCGGCCGACGCGCGCGCGATGTTGCGCGACGAGCTGCTCGCCCAGGTGGGCACGAGCATGGACCGGTCGCTTCGCACCAGTGCGCCGGACCGGCCGGCCATCCTGCTCGTGGTGGGCGTCAACGGCACCGGCAAGACCACGACCTGCGGCAAGATCGCCCGTCTGCTCGTGGCGGAGGGCCGATCCGTCGTGCTGGGCGCGGCGGACACCTTCCGGGCGGCCGCGGCGGACCAGCTGGAGACCTGGGGTGGCCGGGTGGGCGCGACGACCGTGCGTGGCCCGGAGGGCGGTGACCCGGCGTCCGTCGCGTTCGACGCGGTGAAGCGCGGGATCGATGACGGCGCCGACACGGTGCTCGTCGACACCGCCGGTCGGCTGCACACGAAGGTCGGCCTGATGGACGAGCTCTCCAAGATCAAAAGAGTGGTGGTCAAGCAGAGCCCGGTCGACGAGGTCCTGCTGGTGCTGGACTCCACCACCGGTCAGAACGCCCTCACCCAGGCGCGGGTCTTCACCGAGGCCGTCGACATCACCGGTGTGGTTCTCACCAAGATGGACGGGACGGCCAAGGGGGGCATCGTCATCGCGGTGCAGCGGGAGCTGGGTGTGCCGGTCAAGCTGATCGGGCTCGGCGAGGGCCCGGACGATCTCGCGCCGTTCGAGGCCGAGGCGTTCGTCGACGCACTGCTGGGCGAGCCGGCCTGA